In Ostrea edulis chromosome 10, xbOstEdul1.1, whole genome shotgun sequence, one genomic interval encodes:
- the LOC125665945 gene encoding uncharacterized protein LOC125665945: MTTIMKPRLTATLTGQPADPHTSRPYKRNQVVYPQWMRTLEEKYKRLHMKIRKSTSSMTYMYNSSLGRNITEQKTLRAAGVNNREEVPAKPVKKSQQSVLLSNSSSTQVNPTTCSSATKIRIAATEISDGPEISRDVCDKVYSCACEKEWKSQPVDYDGSINTACVRECDCQSEGDTGDLCDGTGDLCDGTVELSDNNMNRRHVEKAGLKPKCKKVNIAPLEQVENQILIETPDFSGVINVDSRSHFITHVGPRRFSTRTKTSVSRRSTVTQKTSKSCPPTMELDLTTSKHVNHKAVPTLRAKSAYSSKPQTFRSSKLFSRMSQEAQHAMTETIQEHEGLRMPNNNFKTQQWIDENFAHQNDVIRSRVQENVYVKQPPPSGDRGPGHRVADEDVYETNYNIEDVLPNDSCTDSEMSVNSRRRPITSDSTNMRLPSIPSDSTADYCTLGQLKHFNLRLPGIGRYEIATLREKTFEITPPGYDIRYNDVVVFEEGERENELPSEDIRERAVQKCQDWLARYSPRKEISN, encoded by the coding sequence ATGACGACTATCATGAAACCCCGACTCACCGCCACTCTTACGGGACAGCCAGCCGATCCACACACCTCCCGACCGTACAAGAGAAATCAAGTGGTGTATCCGCAATGGATGCGGACTTTAGAGGAGAAGTACAAGCGACTTCACATGAAGATCAGGAAATCGACGTCTTCaatgacgtacatgtacaattcTAGTCTTGGACGCAATATAACGGAGCAGAAGACACTCCGAGCGGCCGGAGTGAACAATAGGGAAGAGGTTCCCGCCAAACCCGTGAAAAAATCGCAACAGAGTGTTCTTCTTTCGAATTCATCATCCACTCAGGTGAATCCTACCACGTGTTCATCGGCGACAAAAATTAGGATTGCTGCTACCGAAATTTCTGACGGTCCAGAAATTTCGAGGGACGTGTGTGATAAAGTTTATTCGTGCGCTTGTGAAAAGGAATGGAAATCCCAACCAGTTGATTATGACGGTTCTATCAATACTGCATGTGTTCGTGAATGTGATTGTCAAAGCGAGGGGGATACGGGGGATCTGTGTGATGGTACGGGGGATCTGTGTGATGGTACGGTGGAATTATCAGATAACAATATGAACCGAAGACACGTTGAAAAGGCGGGATTAAAACCTAAATGTAAAAAGGTCAATATAGCCCCCTTGGAGCAGGTggaaaatcaaatattgattGAGACTCCCGATTTTAGTGGCGTTATCAACGTCGATTCTAGAAGTCATTTCATTACGCATGTAGGTCCCCGAAGATTCTCCACTCGCACCAAGACGTCTGTAAGTAGACGAAGCACCGTCACacagaaaacatcaaaatcGTGCCCCCCAACGATGGAACTTGATCTTACGACCTCCAAGCATGTGAATCATAAAGCCGTACCAACATTGCGTGCGAAAAGTGCTTACTCCAGTAAACCTCAAACTTTTAGATCCTCCAAACTGTTCTCAAGGATGTCGCAGGAGGCCCAGCACGCCATGACTGAGACTATTCAAGAACACGAGGGGTTACGAATGCCAAATAATAACTTCAAAACTCAACAATGGATTGATGAGAATTTTGCTCATCAGAACGACGTCATTCGATCACGTGTCCAAGAGAATGTTTACGTCAAGCAGCCGCCTCCCTCAGGGGATAGAGGGCCCGGGCATCGCGTAGCTGACGAAGATGTCTATGAAACGAACTATAACATAGAGGATGTACTTCCGAATGATTCTTGTACAGACTCGGAAATGTCCGTCAATTCTAGAAGGCGTCCCATCACTTCCGACAGTACTAATATGCGACTTCCGTCCATTCCATCGGATTCCACGGCGGATTACTGCACGCTAGGACAGCTAAAACATTTTAACCTCCGATTACCAGGAATCGGGCGGTACGAGATCGCCACGTTAAGAGAAAAGACATTTGAAATTACTCCTCCGGGGTATGACATCAGATATAACGATGTTGTCGTGTTTGAAGAGGGCGAACGAGAAAACGAACTGCCATCGGAAGACATTCGTGAACGGGCTGTACAGAAATGCCAAGATTGGTTAGCGAGGTATAGTCCCCGAAAGGAGATATCTAATTAG